The genomic DNA CTTCGCCGTCAGCGTGCCTCCGTCCACCGTCACATCGAGGTAGCCCACGTTGGCGTTGTCGCGGAAGGCGGACCAGCTCGGCTGCGAGGTCCCGAAGGGCCGCAGCGTGGCGCCTCCGCTGCCCACCACCAGGTAGGGGATTCCGCGCGTGCCCGAGGCCGCCACCGCGTTGCCGCTCATCGCCTTGGAGCGCTCGTAGTTATGGTCATGCCCGGTGAGCACCAGGTCCACCCCGTACTGCTCGAAGATGGAGGCGAACGCGTTGCGCATGGACGTGCTCGAGCCGTGCTCGCCGCTGGACCACAGCGGGTGGTGGAAGAAGACGATCTTCCAGGGGCGGGTGGTGGCCGCCAGATCCTTCTTCACCCACTCCTGCTGCAGCGCCTTGGTGCACTCCGCCGTCGGGTAGCTCAGACAATTGGAGTCGAGCGACACGAAGTGCACCGGACCCCAATCGAAGGAGTAGTAGCGCTCGGTGCCCGCCGGGTTGTTGGTGGGCAGGTAGAAGTTGTCCAGGTAGGGCTGGGCGTTCTTCGTGAGGTACTCGTGGTTGCCCGGCGTGGTGTACAGGGGGGTGCTGCGCAGCAGGGCCGCCATGGGCTTGAACATGTTGCTCTGGAACTCCGCCTCGGTACCGGAGGAGTAGGCGTTGTCGCCGAGCGTGAGCAGGAATTCACCCGCGCGCGAGGACTGGCCGAGCAGGGCGAGCACCTTGGACTGCAGCGAGCCGCCCGTGCCGAAGTCGCCCATGGCGGTGAAGCGCACGCGCGAGGTGTCGGGGCCGGAGGCGCTCTGGAAGGTGCGCACGCCCGTGGTGGAGCCGCAGGCCTCGACCACGTAGCTGTACGTGCGGCCCGGAGACAGGCCCGTCAGCTTCACCGCGTGCTGCCAGCCCGCCGCCGAGGCCGTGGCCGTGCGCGACACATCGGAGCCCTCGCCAAAGCGGACCAGGGGCGAGCAGGACGCGCTGGTGCGGAAGGCCACGATGGCGCTCGTGGTGCCCACGCTCTGCAGGTACGGCTGGCGGGGCAGCGCCGGGCCCGAGTCCGACGAGGAGGGCGGGGGCGTGGTGGTGCCTCCCTCGCCACAGGCGCGCGCCTCGGCGATGGAGCCCCAGTCATTGACGGTGTTGCCATTGACGGTGATGCGCACGTAGCGCGCCGTCCTCGCCGAGGAGAAGGGATACGTCTGGGCCGCGGCCGTCAGGGCGCTCGTGCCCGAGTAGGCCTGGGTGAAGGTGGTGCCATCCGTGGAGGTGGCGAGCGTGAACTGGTTCTGGCGCGTAGTGCCCTGGTGCCAGGCCACGGCGGCGCCGGCGAGCGATTGGGCACTGCCCAGGTCGAGCGTGAGCCACACCCCCTTGCCCAGCGCGCTCCAACGCGTGCTCATGTTGTCGTCCTGGGTATTGGCGGCCACGCTGCCGTCGCCATCATCTCCGCTGGCGGACGTACCTCGCGTCGTCAACACGCGGCAGTTGTTCACGACGATGGCGGACTCGGCGGGGGGCGCCACCTCATCATCCGCCTCGTCCTCCACGGGGAGGCTGGGGGCGGGCGCGGTGTCCGTCTCACCGGAGACGGGGGGTTGCTCGGAAGTCGGGGGAACGGGCGAGGGAGCGGGCGAGGACTCGGAAGGCCCACCACACGCGGTGACGAGCAAGACACCCATCAAACTGGAGACAGACAACCATCGATTGG from Melittangium boletus DSM 14713 includes the following:
- a CDS encoding metallophosphoesterase, coding for MNKPNRWLSVSSLMGVLLVTACGGPSESSPAPSPVPPTSEQPPVSGETDTAPAPSLPVEDEADDEVAPPAESAIVVNNCRVLTTRGTSASGDDGDGSVAANTQDDNMSTRWSALGKGVWLTLDLGSAQSLAGAAVAWHQGTTRQNQFTLATSTDGTTFTQAYSGTSALTAAAQTYPFSSARTARYVRITVNGNTVNDWGSIAEARACGEGGTTTPPPSSSDSGPALPRQPYLQSVGTTSAIVAFRTSASCSPLVRFGEGSDVSRTATASAAGWQHAVKLTGLSPGRTYSYVVEACGSTTGVRTFQSASGPDTSRVRFTAMGDFGTGGSLQSKVLALLGQSSRAGEFLLTLGDNAYSSGTEAEFQSNMFKPMAALLRSTPLYTTPGNHEYLTKNAQPYLDNFYLPTNNPAGTERYYSFDWGPVHFVSLDSNCLSYPTAECTKALQQEWVKKDLAATTRPWKIVFFHHPLWSSGEHGSSTSMRNAFASIFEQYGVDLVLTGHDHNYERSKAMSGNAVAASGTRGIPYLVVGSGGATLRPFGTSQPSWSAFRDNANVGYLDVTVDGGTLTAKFISSSNSVRDSLTLTKTVPSAQVIPQALVARPDSDTPPGPVYDPTRAPDFLRPTVVPPADTLESVADAPEPAQGFAHDVP